In Arsenicicoccus dermatophilus, a genomic segment contains:
- a CDS encoding M50 family metallopeptidase: MTVLSTILGILFVAVGVGASIALHEIGHLLPAKTFGVKCPQYMIGFGPTVWARRRGETEYGLKAIPLGGYVKMIGMFPPKRAGEDERHLRPSGTGRVGALIDDARAQSMEEIQPGDENRVFYKLRTWQKILVMTGGPLMNLLIATVLVGGVMVGYGIPVDRGARVGSIQQCVRPAGADTTTPCTDQDRPTPAVQAGIEPGDRLLSVAGRPIERSTDVSASLRPRAGQATPVVVERDGQQLTLTVTPITHALPKLDADGAVVEGPDGKPVLEQTGFVGIAPARVYRRERQPVTAVPGAVGDAVAQTAGVVVKIPQKMVGIAQAAFGSGERDPSGPISVVGVGRIGGEVASGQIAGLGGVGSRLITLISLIASLNVALFVFNLVPLMPLDGGHVAGAVWEGLRRQVAKVAGRPDPGYVDIAKGLPIAYAMSLVLIVMGGLLIYADIVRPVKLG, encoded by the coding sequence ATGACCGTGCTCTCGACGATCCTCGGCATCCTCTTCGTCGCTGTCGGCGTCGGAGCCTCGATCGCCCTGCACGAGATCGGGCACCTGCTGCCTGCCAAGACCTTCGGCGTCAAGTGCCCGCAGTACATGATCGGCTTCGGGCCGACCGTGTGGGCCCGGCGGCGCGGCGAGACGGAGTACGGCCTCAAGGCGATCCCGCTCGGCGGCTACGTCAAGATGATCGGCATGTTCCCGCCCAAGCGAGCCGGGGAGGACGAGCGCCACCTGCGGCCCTCGGGCACCGGGCGGGTCGGCGCCCTCATCGACGACGCCCGCGCCCAGTCGATGGAGGAGATCCAGCCGGGCGACGAGAACCGCGTGTTCTACAAGCTGCGCACCTGGCAGAAGATCCTGGTGATGACCGGCGGCCCGCTGATGAACCTGCTGATCGCCACCGTCCTCGTCGGCGGGGTGATGGTGGGCTACGGCATCCCCGTGGACCGCGGCGCTCGCGTCGGGTCGATCCAGCAATGCGTGCGCCCGGCGGGTGCCGACACCACCACCCCGTGCACCGACCAGGACCGGCCGACCCCGGCGGTCCAGGCCGGCATCGAGCCCGGTGACCGGCTGCTCTCGGTGGCGGGCAGGCCGATCGAGCGCTCCACCGACGTGTCCGCGTCGCTGCGGCCCCGCGCCGGACAGGCCACGCCGGTCGTCGTCGAGCGCGACGGCCAGCAGCTCACCCTGACCGTCACCCCGATCACCCATGCCCTGCCCAAGCTCGACGCCGACGGCGCGGTGGTGGAGGGACCCGACGGCAAGCCCGTGCTGGAGCAGACCGGCTTCGTCGGTATCGCTCCCGCCCGGGTCTACCGGCGGGAGCGTCAGCCCGTCACCGCCGTCCCCGGGGCCGTCGGGGACGCCGTCGCCCAGACCGCGGGGGTCGTCGTGAAGATCCCGCAGAAGATGGTGGGCATCGCGCAGGCGGCCTTCGGCTCCGGCGAGCGCGACCCCAGCGGGCCGATCTCCGTCGTCGGCGTCGGACGCATCGGCGGCGAGGTCGCCAGCGGACAGATCGCCGGGCTCGGGGGCGTCGGGTCCCGCCTGATCACCCTGATCTCGCTGATCGCCTCGCTCAACGTGGCGCTGTTCGTCTTCAACCTCGTCCCGCTCATGCCGCTCGACGGCGGGCACGTGGCCGGCGCTGTGTGGGAGGGGCTGCGCCGGCAGGTCGCCAAGGTCGCGGGCCGCCCCGACCCCGGTTATGTCGACATCGCCAAGGGCCTGCCGATCGCCTACGCGATGTCGCTCGTCCTGATCGTCATGGGCGGTCTGCTGATCTACGCCGACATCGTGCGGCCGGTGAAGCTCGGCTGA
- the dxr gene encoding 1-deoxy-D-xylulose-5-phosphate reductoisomerase, with product MDTGPVTQTSSSPHVLPEGHRTVALLGSTGSIGTQAIDIVTRNPDRFTVTALSAGGGQLDLLARQAVLLRAELVGVARGDADQVRAALRSAADEAGLPAYDPQVVVGEHASTEVAAHGADVVLNGITGSIGLRPTLAALEAGSTLALANKESLIVGGPVVTRAAAPGQIVPVDSEHSALAQCLRGGRAEEARRLVVTASGGPFRGMPRAVLAQVTPEQALAHPTWDMGRVVTTNSATLVNKGLEVIEAHLLFGIGFDRIEVVVHPTSDVHSMVEFTDGSTLLQASPPTMLIPIALGLAWPDRVPGAAPAYDWSVPRTFEFQPLDREAFRAVPLAYRVGEAGGTYPAVYNAANEECVEAFHDRRIGFLDIVDTVERVVDEHNAGDETVGNLGNNPVDLDVVAVLRAERWARTRTREILGLAPHHGCPDPTGKETA from the coding sequence CGAGCCCCCACGTCCTGCCCGAGGGCCACCGCACCGTGGCGCTGCTCGGCTCGACCGGCTCCATCGGCACCCAGGCGATCGACATCGTCACCCGCAACCCGGACCGCTTCACGGTGACCGCGCTCTCCGCGGGAGGCGGGCAGCTCGACCTGCTCGCCCGGCAGGCGGTGCTGCTGCGGGCCGAGCTGGTCGGCGTCGCCCGCGGGGACGCCGACCAGGTGCGGGCCGCGCTGCGGTCCGCGGCCGATGAGGCGGGCCTTCCGGCATACGACCCGCAGGTCGTGGTGGGCGAGCACGCCTCCACCGAGGTGGCCGCGCACGGCGCCGACGTGGTGCTGAACGGGATCACCGGCTCCATCGGGCTGCGGCCCACGCTGGCGGCCCTGGAGGCGGGCAGCACCCTGGCCCTGGCCAACAAGGAGTCGCTGATCGTCGGCGGCCCGGTCGTCACCCGGGCCGCGGCACCCGGCCAGATCGTGCCCGTCGACTCCGAGCACAGCGCCCTGGCCCAGTGCCTGCGCGGCGGGCGCGCCGAGGAGGCCCGGCGGCTCGTGGTGACGGCGAGCGGCGGTCCCTTCCGCGGTATGCCGAGGGCGGTGCTGGCGCAGGTCACGCCCGAGCAGGCCCTGGCCCACCCGACCTGGGACATGGGCCGCGTCGTCACCACCAACTCCGCCACCTTGGTCAACAAGGGGCTCGAGGTGATCGAGGCGCACCTGCTCTTCGGGATCGGCTTCGACCGGATCGAGGTCGTGGTGCACCCGACCAGCGACGTGCACTCCATGGTGGAGTTCACCGACGGGTCCACGCTGCTGCAGGCGAGCCCGCCCACCATGCTCATCCCGATCGCGCTGGGGCTCGCCTGGCCGGACCGGGTGCCCGGCGCCGCGCCGGCCTACGACTGGAGCGTGCCGCGAACCTTCGAGTTCCAGCCCCTGGACCGCGAGGCCTTCCGGGCCGTGCCGCTGGCCTACCGCGTGGGGGAGGCGGGGGGCACCTATCCCGCGGTCTACAACGCGGCCAACGAGGAGTGCGTGGAGGCCTTCCACGACCGGCGGATCGGCTTCCTGGACATCGTGGACACCGTGGAGCGGGTCGTGGACGAGCACAACGCGGGCGACGAGACGGTCGGCAATCTCGGGAACAACCCGGTCGATCTGGACGTTGTGGCTGTGCTGCGGGCCGAGCGCTGGGCGCGCACCCGCACCCGCGAGATCCTGGGGCTCGCGCCGCACCACGGCTGCCCCGACCCGACCGGCAAGGAAACCGCATGA